The genomic segment caaaagatagaacacaacacactgcgacaacaacaacaacccaacacaggatagctgtgagcaccacacaggcggGAACATTGAAGTCCGTCagtatggtgttcattgctgtcacgagaagcttagctgcgagcaacggggcgcgtccacaggttgcggatagtggaatgctccatgcggagtagctgcaacggcagtcgcggacagtcagcggtatcgagcggagagtctcagtaagaggccggaaggcaccggctcttgcacaaatactgattgcctatgatgctcgatatgacaaggcgagttattgacgcctttaaataaccaatggccacactgttcccgcggcgatcggtgctttggaccggaacgaggttGCTCATTTATAGGAGTTTGATGAGGATCGCCTACTCCACACGAATATATGTGAGCAAGAGAGAATGATACAGATCGCTTTTTCTTCTCTCGCCGATAGCAAAGGCGCTTGAGACACTACTCTTCCCGAGCTTTGTTGGAGAATTTTTATGTGCTAACCTTCAGCATGGATTTTTTAAATTACATAGCACAATGCCTGCTTTGCATACTATTACTGCAGATATAAGCCGAGGCCTCAGcgtcacaggttgcggatagtggaatgctccatgcgaagtagctgcaactgtagtcgcggacaatcagcggtaggGAGTGgagtgtctcagtgagaggccgggtagCACCGGCTCTTGTTTTTGTCACTTTGTTATGAAGATTATctacgagctaccgggcgcgtccacaggctgCGGATAGTGGTATGCTTCATACGGATTAGCTGCAAATGCAGTCGTGCTCAATCAGGGGTATCGAAAGGAAAGTCTTAGTAAGAGGCCTGGCGGCAGCGGCtcatgcttaaatactgagtgcctatgatgctcgatatgacaaggcgagttattggcgcctttaaataaccaatggccatcatgtgcCCGCAACGATCGTAAATAGGTTAGGCGCGTTTGAACTCTTTTgatgttaaaaattaaattctttagCGGGCCGAATGGCTTCGATGACATGTTTgacaaaaaaatctaaatatgaTAAATGCCTTAGAAGTTCATTGCTGATCTTTTTTACTGCCCTttaaacaatcccatggcagccgcttGTACGTACcggtataacacactgctacaacaacaacaacttccaTTGAAAAGAATGGACTAGCAAAGTTTATAACCATAAtagcatgggcggattaatatccgcaccctcttttcagcctaaccttTGTATAAACCTATGTAAAGTAAGAACAAGGATGATAGCCACTTACCAAATTTACATATTCcgtcacacactcacacattgACTCAAAGtaacatattgttgttgtagccacaattcACTCAAAGtaacatattgttgttgtagccacttgCTTGGGGATGTAGAGATTTTTGGCAAGCTCGCTTTTAGGGCAAGGCTTTTCCGTCGCATAGGCCGGTTCTctagtttgtttttatttttattgcacTTCCGCTTTTTTGTTTGACGTACCGTATACccgtttaaatttttatgatttccgacgcacttttctctttttttgtgtGATTCAGGGATTTATATTACCGATGTGTCTGCATGTATCTTTattaaatccacaattttgcaaTATGTATTAAGATAATGAATAAACACTGCGACATCAGCCCCAACACTTTTTCCGCGTATCTTTTGTTTGGTATTGCGAGATTTAAGGATACATATTTCCGACGTGTCCGTGCAGAGcagcaaaaacaatttttcttaaactttAATTATGTATCGTTTTGAATCCACGATTTTGTTACATTAAATTAATTAGTAATCACTGTAACATCAACGCCAACACTTTTTCCGCGGATCTTTTGTTTAGTATTGCTTCTAATTAACCTCGCGAGCATTTATCGACTAACAAAATGCAATCGCAAATGTCTACTGAATAAACCGTTATGTTTGTACAAAGCGTTGCCAGAcacaaacatttcattgaatACCAACACAAGGTACATTTAACAAGGATAGGATAGTTGCCAAGCAATAACAACTATCAATGGTATCTCCTGATCCAAAACCCATAGCAAGCTCATATTTCAACCGATCTTACAAATCTGTGCGCAATACTAAACAAATTTGGACGAAATCGATTCAGAGTTGGAAATAATTCCTATATATCATCCGGTGTTCACTTCACAACACAAGCGCTATGGTCAATGCCTACTTATTTTAGCAGCTCTCAAGCTCCGTTTTCACTATTCATTAAACCCTATTTTAGTGATCAAACaactgttttccctttataaaatcagctgacgtgtGCCATAAAACCGGATTTAATAAACAGCGTCAACGAGGTTAAATTAAACTCCCATAGCAACATAAATCATTCATTATCATCAacatttattttaagatttttttctaaagtattaTAATCACATTTTGACCAGAAAAACATTCATTGGGACCTTTTCAGTATGacggcaacaaaaacaacatgcttttgccaaatttcgacccATTTgaatgttaaacttctctcaatTGCCATACGTAATAGCATCCACGTCTTATATTAGGTAGCAATTTAAATCATATGTTTTTTGTGCTGTAGCAACCGACAGACAGCGAGGAATAAGCTTAGTAAAATTCTCGTTTTTTCCCTAAGATTATCACTTAAAGTGCCCAAGCTGAGACATGATATTCCAACGTGTCCAGTTTTTACGCCAAGCCAATGCATTGAGGCATTTGAATAAGGTAAGTAAACAAGAGGAATTCAATTGTTGGCGTTGGAAACAAAATAGACCAATGACATAACCTGTAACATTTATGAATGATTTTCTCGTTTCTTTTTTTGCATTGCCCACCAAAAGTTTACATCACCGGCAACTTCAAGCCAATTCATAAATACAAGAGATTTACATGTTGGACTGGAAGCCGATAAAAGATGTCATCGTCCATATACATCAAAATTACCTTTAATGGCTTTGGCTATGCCCACAATGGGTATACGTTTCGCTAGTGCTGAGgctggtgcggcaagtgaagcAGCTGGAAAGACCATTATCAATCTGGCTGACATACCTGCAGCACCAGCAATACCAGAAAATGCCGGGGAGGTTGCGGCAACAGCTTTAAATGCCCTGGGTGAACCTACATTTGCTTCCATTGGTTTGGGCGGATGGTCTCCGGTTGGCTTGGTTCAAAACTGCATGGAGTTCCTACATGTTTCATGTGATCTACCCTGGTGGGGAGCAATTGCCATTGGTACTGTGGTGGTGCGTACACTTATTTTCCCCTTGGTTATTATGGCCCAACGTAATGCTGCCAAAATGAATAATAACATGCCCCAGATGCAATTGCTACAAATGAAAATGACTGAGGCTCGGCAGTCGGGTAATGCCATAGATTCAGCCCGCTATGCCCAGGAGATGATGATGTTCATGAAGGAAAAGGAAATGAATCCATTGAAGAATCTTATTGTTCCGCTGGCCCAGGCGCctcttttcatttccttctttatgggcctaagaagcATGGCCAATACGCCAGTAGAATCAATGAGAGATGGTGGACTGTGGTGGTTCTCTGATTTGACCATAGCGGATCCCACATTTATGCTGCCAGTCATCACAAGTTTGACTCTGTTGTTGACTGTGGAAATTGGCACAGACAGTGCTAGATTATCAGCGCAAAATATGGGTATGATGAAGTATGTCTTGCGGGCATTGCCCATTGCCATTTTCCCATTTACGATGAATTTCCCTGCAGCCATTTTAACATATTGGGCTTGCAgtaatttcatttctttggggcAGGTGAGCTTGAATTAACGCAAATGTCGAATTTAAATgtaatgtgtgttttttttaaccattAGGTTGCAGTTCTGAAAATTCCTTCCGTACGCGAATATTTCAAAATCGATAAAATGGTTATACACAAGGCGGAAAATTTGCCGGTTAAGAAAAAGAAGTTTGTGGAAGGCATGAAAGACTGTAAGTTTGAATATTAAGGCAGCTTTTATACAGGCGAATGTATAGTGTGTCATGTCCCCATAATTAACTGAAGGCAATACAACCGGCATATTTAGGCAGTTCTTTCTTCGAGGTCATAAAATGTATTGAGAAAAGGGGCTTCGACTTAGTTTTAAACTCTGCGTATCGACCGCATATCTAGTTCACAATCCACTTCATCGTcgttcccgcagcgatcggttATTTGTACCAGAATGTAGCCGGCACGGGTTGACTATGCACATTACTTGTTGGAACTCAAAGCTCCGACTTGCTACCTTCAAATGgaaacatgcaaatgtggctacaacaatctGTACCGGAATGGCTTAGCCCCCACGGGATCGTAACCCCACATGCAAGTATTCAAAGAAATTGCATAATTTTCAGGTTTTCCTGGAAATTAATGGGGGACGAGCATGCTAGGAAGGGCTTGTCTTGGGCAAGCGAACTGGTATTcaattgttgtagccacattttcatgttcaGGTGGCTATCCTCGTCAAGCACCTGTAGTTGAGCAAATTCGTtacggtctatacgaccgatcgccgcgggaacattgtagccattggttatttcaaAGCATCAATAACCCGgcatgtcatatcgagcatcataggcactcagtatttgtgcaggagccggtgccacccggcctctcattgagacactccgttcgataccgctgattaaccgcgactgctgttgcagctactccgtatggagcatttcactatccgcaacctgtggcaAGACCTAAGCTTCTCTTGATAGCAAAGAACATCACACAGATTggatctcaatgttccagcctgtgtagttctcacagctatcccgtgcctaGTAAACCTAGTAGGAGGGATCGCCAGTGCGGAGGCTATAGTTAGTTGGAAGTCTACATATGGATGCCGGATTGCTAGGACCCTTGACTATCCGTCGATAAAAAAAAGATGAGCCGCTTGGTTTTCGGAAGGATTCAAAGAGGAGCACTGTACGATAAGCCCTTTAACGTCGCGCATGGGATTAAGGAGTATGGATGCCGGATTGCTAGGACCCTTGAACATCCGTCGATAAGAAAAAGATGAAGCGTTTGGTTTTCGGAAGGATTCATAGACGAGAACTGTACGATAAGCCCTTTAGCGTCGTGCATGGGATTTAGGAGTATGAATGCCGGATTGCTAGGACCTTTGACCATCCGTCGATAAGAAAAAGATGAACCGCTTGGTTTCCGAAAGGATTCATAGACGAGCCCTGTACGATAAGCCCTTTATCGTCGTGAATGGGATTTAGGAGTATGGATGCCGGATTGCTAAAACCCTTTACAATCTGTcgataagaaaaagaagaattGTTTGGTTTTCGGAAGGATTCATAGACGAGAACTGTACGATAACCCCTTAAGTGTTGTGCATGGGATTTAGGAGTAGGCCAGTTTGTGACCAGTGCTGCTCAGTGAGTGATCAATGTTCTAGTCATTGCAAATAAACTTAAGAACTACAACAACATAATAAACTTTTAatcaatcccaaggcagccggttgtacgtaccggattgacccgatggtgtttttcatcggcaagggctaccgcctcagtgtgtaacacactgctacaacaacaataaacttTTAATACTTTATATCGCTAataaatatttgatattttttaatttctttcttgCAGCTTGGCAAAATATGAAAATCACCAAAGAATTGGAAGAGCGTTCAAGATTAGACGAAATTCGATTTGCTAAGGCTGGAAGAGGACCTTTGGTGAAAACTTTCAAATATGACCCTACTAAGCCACGACCCACGGGACCTACAGCCAGTAGTATAGAAGCCAAGAAGAGTAGTTAAGCCCATTATAACTTGTATTTTCTGTAAATAAGGGAATAATGATtgttgtattaattttttttattagaaataaaacgacaaaaaaaaaacaaacgttaACAATTACCAACGGAGTGTTCCTAAAATCCAAGAAATATGGGCCTGTACATGGTTTCACTTTATCCCCCTAGAAAATTTACATGTTTTGTTCTGTTTTGAATGCTAAACTACTTGagaagtatggctcaaatcggttgttAGCCTTTCAAATGGACTTAAtttcccatttgacttcttctaCGTCTAAAAGTTTGTATTTGAAGTTGTTTAATGACTTCAACATTCGTAGTAAGTGTTGTACAAAACGATCTATAAGTTGAGACACATCTTTATTAACCCGCCCGCCAATTTGACTCCGTGAGCTCcagaaaattttgtatgggATCTTACGTTTTACCTTTGGATATTATGTAGGGTCTATTGAAGTTCACCA from the Stomoxys calcitrans chromosome 1, idStoCalc2.1, whole genome shotgun sequence genome contains:
- the LOC106086625 gene encoding mitochondrial inner membrane protein OXA1L → MIFQRVQFLRQANALRHLNKFTSPATSSQFINTRDLHVGLEADKRCHRPYTSKLPLMALAMPTMGIRFASAEAGAASEAAGKTIINLADIPAAPAIPENAGEVAATALNALGEPTFASIGLGGWSPVGLVQNCMEFLHVSCDLPWWGAIAIGTVVVRTLIFPLVIMAQRNAAKMNNNMPQMQLLQMKMTEARQSGNAIDSARYAQEMMMFMKEKEMNPLKNLIVPLAQAPLFISFFMGLRSMANTPVESMRDGGLWWFSDLTIADPTFMLPVITSLTLLLTVEIGTDSARLSAQNMGMMKYVLRALPIAIFPFTMNFPAAILTYWACSNFISLGQVAVLKIPSVREYFKIDKMVIHKAENLPVKKKKFVEGMKDSWQNMKITKELEERSRLDEIRFAKAGRGPLVKTFKYDPTKPRPTGPTASSIEAKKSS